In Papaver somniferum cultivar HN1 chromosome 9, ASM357369v1, whole genome shotgun sequence, the genomic stretch TTTGACTCATATTCACCACCCCGGTCAGATCGAAGTCTGTTAATCTTCTTGTTTAACTGATtttcaacttctgacttatattTCTGAAACATCTCACCTGCttcatctttatttctcaatagATATATCTTAGTATACCTGGAGAAATCATCAATGAATGTGATGTAATTATGAGCATCTACTGACGATCCTTATAATACCTTTTTGGTTGGCATCAACTTGTGTACCTTCTAGATTACCTGGTAAGCACTTCACTTGTATACTTGATAAATTTCCCGtttcttacaattgtactcagtTCTTGTAATATAGTCAAATACATGATGTTGTTGAAACCTTGCTCCACGCCTTGGTGAAAGAGTGAAGTCCAACACCTATGTGTAGTATTCAAGATCTGACATTAGTATTTTGTTGTTGGTATCATATTTGGCAGTAAACCCATCATGTGTGTTGTCTAACTTAACTAGGATTTAGTCGAAAAGTCTTTAGAATCAGGTAGGTAGTCAGCTTAAATACATTTATTTTGTGTATGACGGAAGATGCTTGAAATGTCTCTCTGAATTCATTGATGCAGTAGCCCTTGCCATATTTTTATGCTGATGTTTTAGGAAGAGCTAAACCAGTTTGAATGTCTCTCTAAATTTTCTCTGTCTCAGATGTCGTACTGTTGTTTTCATATCTCCTCAGCTATGCAATGACAGATCTCTTTGGAGGGGGTTTCCGTTGGTGTTTCTGCAACAACTTGAGCTAGTGGAAGGATAAGAGGGATTATACCCCTGAAATCAAACATAAGCAAGAGGTTCTACCATTAAATGGCAGCCATTATGTCCCTTAGCAGCTGCAAATTTTGAGTAAGTTTCCATGTAGGTTCTGCTTATAGTGAGAATGAACTGAACTTAGGAACTTAATAGGTTTCTATGACTTCCCTCAGTATTTGATACTTAACAGTTAACAGATTTTTTTTGTACTTAAAAGAATCTATATTCTTTTCTGAATTGATTGAATGTTGAAATGAATTGATTGATTGAAGAAAGTATTGAATGTGGATAATGGATGGATTGAAAGGTGTATGCATGATATTCGGAATGTCCAGCTTATTTCCGGCAGAAAATGAACTGCCGGTCAATATTGACCTAGTCAAAATTGGACATTACagaccaattttgaccaggtcaatgttgACTGGCATTAATTTTTTGTCAGTTACAAAAAAAATCGTAACATCTTGGGGGTGTTATGACTGTCGGGTTACAAAATTTTCGTAACGACTCGTGCCTGTTACGActcgccacgtagtaacggctcaaGCTTGTTACAAACGCCATTACAACCCAAAATTCGTGACGGCCCCATTGTTGTAAAAAAAAACTGTAATACCCCTTTTTGAAACAAGCAAAAGCCATTACAACTTACAACCCATTTTAGTAACGGCTCACTTCTGTTTctaatcccagaatttggtgtagtgatcatttattcgagaactatacgtcccagcagacatgctcaatccatgaatccttgagcattcaacaatcatgctcgactgaacaatacttagactcatcgtctaatcaagtcaacgactgactaatcaaatacatgtatgccttgtagactccacgttcgtgagacgtcaatcacgtcatatgggggatattaattagggtttttgtctggCAGCAtgtgacacgtgtgttcatccacgatgagaaatgtgagtaattcctgcaagcagttgagggagttagcaaagtagtgggagtacaatcaaccaagtctctgcacgacctggaattggttaaaccacgatttcccactctttcactcgagcaactgtCACGCTTActggggatcaatgtgtctacattctagcaatataaataagtttctgaattcaCGATTGAGCAACAAAATTGGTCGAATAGACAACATTCGTCTAACCAATAATCATCATGTGAGCAACAATCTCACTCAATTGAGCAGAATTAAAACTTATtcttcatttgcagaaacccacaacacattcacaatacttgatcaccattgatctcacacacttctcagcttccctcctacagatcaatcctCTTCCCTTTTTGTGGctaaattgactctggaacgaccatttcttggtttaggccgaagtcctacagattgatatatCCAACTCAAggcactcctgtgcagtgcatctgtttgaggttaggcagttttctcggttgagaaGTCTCCGTCCGCATGGTCTTCTCTCCAtttcctgaaaaaccagcaaattatttttccccatcaacagtaccattcaggttttttttttttgaagaccttTCTAAGGTTTTGAACTATCAAGTCTTTGGATGAACATTCTTTGAGAAAAATATGATCAATGTGCTGATAATCTCAACAAATCTCTTGACATCGAATATTCTCTCTGTAAAACTCTCGAATCATGCTCCCTCAAAATTAACAATCTTGTTCAATATTTGATATCATCCAACATAATGTTCTTTCCCTTGAGGACATTACCAGAAAATGAGTTACAAGGGGAAAACAACTAGTAGAGGATCATTTCTCAAAATTGGATAATCTGCATAACTTGAAAAGAAAAGCCAAATTTGATCTCATCTTGACAAACAAACATGGCAATCTTCTGAAAAAGAAGAATGCAATTTTAAAGAATAAGCTTAAACTATTTTCAGATAAACGCACTGATGTTGTGCCAAAAACAAATCAGATGATAATAAAGTCTCATTTTCTTTTAATGATTTAACATGTCGAAATACACATTATACATCAATATCTAAGAGAAATTTGAATCATACTCATCGCATTGGTAGTGTTTCGATGATTACCACGTTTTGTTGTCATTGTGGTAAGAAGGGTCATCTTGCAGTGCAATTGTTTCATAGATAAAatttatatcaattttgtttttATACACATCATAGATTTTATCCATCATACACAATCCAGATCTAAGGCCCCTTCTTGGATACTTGTCACTTCTATTAATGAGTTTATGGAAGAAACATCTCTCACTACGGCTTGAGAATATCTACTCCGATACATGAActtccttttatgtcattattcaaAATCTTATATAACCTAGCCACCACTTTATGTTTTGTTCTCGGAGCTTCAAATGCCAATGGAATTGCATAAGATGCAAAAGATCTTTCTGGAATCTAATTTCATTCACCACACCGATCTTAAATCTCACATGTATGTTAAAATCCTCAAGCTCATTGCAAATAATGTGACACATATTACACCCCATTGACCCTTTCGGTTGAAGATTTTCCCAACCGGTTGATGATTCTCCAAAATGTTCCACAATTATCTTTCTCTAAAATGCATCAATTTATATTCCAAATCTCCACCATATTTTTTTAGAAGCGCCGAGTTCGTTGGGTAAGTTTTAAACATGATCTAACTACCTTGAGTTAAACTTAGACATgcaccttgttttttttttcccactCGAGATCTGATCATTACGAAGGTCTGATTCGGATCAAGTCAGGTGTCAGATTGTatgttttcttatttatttttatatgggTCTGATTCGAAATATGACTTAGTATAATACTAGTTTAGAATCAATTACAAGTTTTGTATTTTTGAATTAGATATAGTAAACCAAAACCAAATGTGATAAATCAAATAGGTCAAATTTGGAAAGATGGTGCTAAATACTCTCTAGGATTATCCAACGAACTGTCCGACTGACTCTTCAAAAATTAACGggttgtttgttttttcttgacTCGACTAAGTCTTCTGGGTGTCACTCATTTGAATTAAACTCATGGCATCTGAATCTATTCACTATATCTGCCTCatctcaaaaataataaaatagtagAGTTatggattatttattttttccaatcATATATGTGCCCTACGAACCAAATATAAAATAATATCGAACTCAATTAGCTCCCTGTCATATGTGTAAGTATAGGAGAGTGAGACTTTAGTTAGacatcaagaaaataaaataccaATGGTCAAACAAAGTCAGATCCAAACAAAAATGGTGCTAATATTAGCAACTGAGAGGGTATGAAACCGAACCGACTCGACACGTATTACCCAATCTTTGGTATCCGAACTATAAATaacaagtggagtgcacgtgcgttgcacATCGTCAAACAACAGGCTCTTACATACGCTATTCCATGTTCGCAAAAATATGACGCTATAATAAAATATTTCTCAGCAAGATACCAACAATAAATAttagattttttttcatttaGGATTAAATCAATCCGAAATACATCACCCAACACTATCACATAATTTCAGGACCTCTTGAAAAACAACATTTCTGGTAAACGTTCCTATAACAGCTGGAAGAGCCCCATTCTTAACTAATACTTTTGTTGTGATTCTTGAGACTCCCCTGGACAAAGAAACATACAACTGTACACGACTAAACACATGTTCTTGTAGGTAAACACCAACATGTGGTATGGTCTACCCTTGAGACTTGTTTATCGTTAGAGCAAAACTTGCACGAACTGGAAACTGCTTTCGTGTAAGGAAATTTCGACTCTTTTGGAGGCTCCATGGGTATCCTCGGAATCAACACTCTCATCCCTGAGCAAATACCTGTAACAATTTATGCATCGATGAAGTTTGTGAATAGTCTTCGACACAATAAACTTGTGCCATTACAAAGGCCACACTTTGGATCAAGGTTTCTCAAGAGAATAATTGGAGCACCTATCTTCAGTATAAGCTTGTGAGGAGGTAATCCACCTGGAGCAATAGTGTTGAGAAAATCTTGTGTCCACAAATTCTTGGGGTCATCTGTTACCGTGTCAAAGGAGTGATACACTACCTCGGCTCCGGGGAAGATTTCAATAACTTTCTGATTGAGCTTTTTGACAACGTCATTCTTTGGAGATATCAAAGCCCTCTGACTCATATAAACTTTGTCAAATGCATTATCTTTAAGTCTTGGAAAAACCTCCTCAATCAATCTCCTAACAACCTGCTCTCCATTCCATTCCAACATAATATCATCTGGAAGTTTCACCATCTTTTCTATAACATAAGACTCAACTCCATCTCCAATGCGAATCAAGAATTCTGAGAATCAGGGATCCAACCTTGAACGCATCTTCTCTTTGAGATGAATTAACTTGGCGTGCTTCCAGAATTTTGCATTGGTTAAGCATGCACTTACTGCATGTGCTCGTGTGCCACGTTCAATTACAGGCAACACTTGATGGAAATCACCACCCAAAACCAAAATCCTACCTCCAAATGGTAGCTCAACCTTAGTTATGTCTCTTAATGTACGATCTAAAGCTTCAAATTCATATAGGTTTGCCATTGTTGCTTCGTCCCTTCCGAATGAGATCTGCTAAATCAGTGTCCACAGGTATATCACATGTAGATGTTCAGTCAGTGGTACGAGTATCTTGAACCTATAATGAGCGGTCCGTCTACCTGGCATCATGGTTGTAGCAATTCCTGATGTCGCGGTTGCAATTGCAATATGTCCTTGAGTTCTTAGATAGGCCAGTATCGCCCTGTACAGGAAAGTTTTCCGTGAACTACCTGGACCATCAATAAAGAATATAGAACTTTCGCGGTGAGAAACAGAGTTCACCACCCTGCTTAAGAGTTAACATACAATTACAAATAAACCCATATACAACAAAATACTAATATAAATGTTTAACCTAAGCTTTCTATGTTATCTGTCAACTGAACACACTACACCACTTTGCTAATTGCTACAAACTCAAAATGAATGACTCGAGGCGAGTATAAGTCAGTAAAATTGAGACTACAATATGAGTATATGTTGCAAGGGATTTTGCCTGTCAAATGCATGCCTCTGGTCGTTGTTTAGCTGGCCGATAGCCGAAAAATCTTCTGGAGGAATAGGAATCGATTTTTCTTCCATGACCAAATCATTTGTTCCTGAAGTGCCTACGTCTTCGGTGATGGTTGGAAACTGATACTTCTTCATCAAATCTGGACCAAGAGTAGAACTAAGTTCCCGTAACAGAAGATTAATAGCACCTTGTTCTGTGTTGGAGCGGAGGTGATCTTCAGTCAGGTGTGGAAGAAATTCATCCCATAATCGCGGACTCCGGTTGGGTTCCATAAGGCTAACATCGAACAGAAAATCCTTCTCGAAGAAGAAGGCATTTGCACTTGTGTTGCTTCAAGAAGTGTATCACGCATGGCGGTATCACTTTCTAACAAACCAAGATGCCGCGCCAATTCTCTGTACGTTGAAAGGTAACAGAACCTACCTTTAGCAGGTCCTCAAAAGAAGTTGGGCCCCTAACATTATTCAGCAGACGTCTCAAAAAGTAATTATCGATGCGAGTTGAAACAACATTAACTCTTCCAATGACTCTGTTGTTACGTCGCCTTCTATCCCACTGCCTTAATGACTGATTCCATACATAATGCTCCGGAAATTCCTTGTATAAAAAGGTTCTTGCAAACTCATCTTCTGCCTTTTTCTTAAAATACTCGGTAAGCTTTGTACGAGATGCCTTCTCTCGCTGCAGCACATCTCGTACGGTCTGCCCTTCTGGAAGTAAAATTTTTTCCTGATCCTTGAGGTGTATTTGTAATGACACTACATGTGGAGAAATCTTATTCATCTGATACTTGTATATTCTCCAGAGTGCTTCTTGCGGGTAGATCCAACGGGCATCTACAAACTGCTTGATCTCATCTTCGACACCTTTTTCGCTCGAAACCTCCATGCAGATACAATCTACCCCTTTCCAAACATATTTGTACAAATACTTCACAGACTTCACACTTGAGAAAATCTCCACATTGATACTTCTTTAAAAGCCATGGATTATACGGTACGACCCAACTGTTATTCACCACTTTCCCATTGTGGAGTGTAACTTCTCTACCATCATCTCGCCTTCTACAGATTGGATAAGAATCCTCGCCTTCTAGAGTTGCTGGTGCAAATTTCTTCGGAAACTTTTTCTTACACTTCCTGTTCTTCTTACAAACACTATCAGTCGACAACGAACATGGCGTATGTATCATGTGTTTCAGGGCAGCCTCGTACAACTCTGGTTCAACATTCAGATCGGGTATTCCTTCTCGAACAACTATATCATAGTCATCTGGGCTACGTAGCTTGTCTCTTTCATCGAGAATGATAAGAATATGTGCATGTGGTAAACCTCTTTTCTAAGACTCAATaacatgaacatgtgcaacaaccTTTCCCAGAACCCCCTTAGTGAACAGATCTGTCTTCAGTTCTTCAAACTTAGAATGAAACACTCTCGTTGTCAAATCTGGCCTGTCATGTGCATGTTTCCCTGGTTTTAATTTCTTTTGGATTTTCTCCCACTTAGGATTACATGTCATGGTTATAAAAAAATCAGGCTTTCCGTACTTTTGAACCAATACCATGGCGTCATAATACCTTTGATGCATATCACGTGGGCTTCCTCTGCAACTTGGAGGCAGAATAAACCGCTGTCCAATATCACCTGCAAAGAACCACCACAATTTTAGAGAAATCTGAAAGAGAAAGGGACAGTCCAATTTAAAACCACCTGATTCTAAGGGAAGTTACTCGAACCCATATGTGTATACAGTTTTGATTTACAA encodes the following:
- the LOC113312025 gene encoding uncharacterized protein LOC113312025, yielding MKLRWVRDNQRTFRADWYSGTLDAAYANTGDIGQRFILPPSCRGSPRDMHQRYYDAMKRGLPHAHILIILDERDKLRSPDDYDIVVREGIPDLNVEPELYEAALKHMIHTPCSLSTDSVCKKNRKCKKKFPKKFAPATLEGEDSYPICRRRDDGREVTLHNGKVVNNRVDCICMEVSSEKGVEDEIKQFVDARWIYPQEALWRIYKYQMNKISPHVVSLQIHLKDQEKILLPEGQTVRDVLQREKASRTKLTEYFKKKAEDEFARTFLYKEFPEHYVWNQSLRQWDRRRRNNRVIGRVNVVSTRIDNYFLRRLLNNVRGPTSFEDLLKDFLFDVSLMEPNRSPRLWDEFLPHLTEDHLRSNTEQGAINLLLRELSSTLGPDLMKKYQFPTITEDVGTSGTNDLVMEEKSIPIPPEDFSAIGQLNNDQRHAFDRVVNSVSHRESSIFFIDGPGSSRKTFLYRAILAYLRTQGHIAIATATSGIATTMMPGRRTAHYRFKILISFGRDEATMANLYEFEALDRTLRDITKVELPFGGRILVLGGDFHQVLPVIERGTRAHAVSACLTNAKFWKHAKLIHLKEKMRSRLDP
- the LOC113312024 gene encoding uncharacterized protein LOC113312024 — encoded protein: MVKLPDDIMLEWNGEQVVRRLIEEVFPRLKDNAFDKVYMSQRALISPKNDVVKKLNQKVIEIFPGAEVVYHSFDTVTDDPKNLWTQDFLNTIAPGGLPPHKLILKIGICSGMRVLIPRIPMEPPKESKFPYTKAVSSSCKGVSRITTKVLVKNGALPAVIGTFTRNVVFQEVLKLCDSVG